A genomic stretch from Cetobacterium sp. NK01 includes:
- a CDS encoding M20 metallopeptidase family protein — MIHKIDALAKKNLEKIRAIRRELHQYPELGFQEFKTAQLIKRELDILGIPYKSEIAKTGVVALIKGGKPGKTVLLRADMDALPINEETECEYKSLVPGVMHACGHDGHVAGLLGAAMILNELKENISGNIKLVFQPAEEGPGGAKPMIDEGILEDPKVDAAYACHLWPNYLAGKILFKDGNLMAHPTGFDIEINGVGGHGSTPEKTVDPIIIGCQAIINFQNIISRNISAMQPAVLSCCSIKAGEAGNVIPDKLTIKGTIRTFDENLTTDILNKMDSILEGLCNAYGASYNFIIERMYPTLKNDSNLFTSTKLSLANVVGEDNVILMTEPLMGSEDFSYISNRVPSNFFFIGTKENQEDIETLLHHPRLKWDDKHLEISSKALAQVAYDYLEKFK, encoded by the coding sequence ATGATACATAAAATAGATGCTCTTGCTAAAAAAAATTTAGAAAAAATAAGAGCTATAAGAAGAGAATTACACCAATATCCAGAACTTGGATTTCAAGAATTTAAAACAGCTCAATTGATAAAAAGAGAGCTTGATATATTGGGAATTCCATACAAAAGTGAAATTGCTAAAACAGGAGTTGTAGCATTAATTAAAGGAGGGAAACCAGGTAAAACAGTTTTATTAAGAGCTGATATGGATGCTCTTCCAATTAATGAAGAGACAGAATGTGAATACAAATCTTTAGTTCCTGGTGTCATGCATGCATGTGGTCATGATGGACATGTGGCAGGCTTATTAGGAGCTGCGATGATTCTAAATGAACTTAAGGAAAATATATCAGGAAATATTAAATTAGTTTTTCAACCGGCTGAAGAGGGGCCAGGTGGAGCAAAACCTATGATTGATGAAGGAATATTAGAAGATCCTAAAGTTGATGCAGCATATGCATGTCATCTATGGCCTAATTATCTAGCAGGAAAGATATTATTTAAAGACGGTAATTTAATGGCTCATCCAACAGGATTTGATATAGAGATTAATGGGGTTGGAGGTCATGGTTCTACTCCAGAAAAAACAGTGGATCCTATTATAATAGGATGTCAAGCAATTATAAATTTTCAAAATATTATAAGTAGAAATATTTCAGCAATGCAACCAGCAGTTTTATCTTGTTGCAGCATTAAAGCTGGAGAAGCAGGAAATGTAATTCCTGATAAGTTGACTATTAAAGGGACAATTAGAACTTTTGATGAAAATTTAACAACAGATATTTTAAATAAGATGGATAGTATTTTAGAAGGACTTTGCAATGCCTATGGAGCAAGCTATAATTTCATAATTGAAAGAATGTATCCGACATTAAAAAATGACTCTAATTTATTTACTTCTACCAAATTATCATTGGCTAATGTAGTAGGAGAGGATAATGTAATTTTAATGACTGAGCCACTTATGGGTTCAGAAGATTTTTCTTATATATCAAATAGAGTTCCAAGTAATTTTTTCTTTATAGGAACAAAGGAAAATCAGGAGGATATTGAGACCCTTTTACATCATCCACGTTTAAAATGGGATGATAAACATTTAGAGATTAGTTCTAAAGCTTTAGCACAAGTAGCATATGATTATTTAGAAAAATTTAAATAA
- a CDS encoding AbgT family transporter, whose amino-acid sequence MSKFEDESLILKKNNSSGIANKILDLFEKVGNKLPDSVTIFIMLCVLILIVSYFCNRFNVTAIHPITKEVITVNDLLSKTNLKQILVEMINVFQTYPPLGVVLVAMIGIGVADKSGLLETLLNTVMVRVPKGVVYYAVVIMGLIFTGIGDAGFVVLPPLAALIFLKLNKNPIIGILLAYAGAAIGFCSGLFVSLNDILITSFTIPAAQTLDPSFMRSPAMTIFFNMLNACLQMFIITFVTKKFIEPRFPFDKNLTKADNSKIGNLEKKGLKYAGYSLIIYFLFIFSLTVGKTSFLRDASGSLVSVKSPFMGGLIIIMMLAFMIPGMVFGKITNKIKNDKDIVKMVGQSLGEMGGYIFIVFVAAQFLNLFGKSNLGIVLAIKGAERLSQTSLSGIPLMVMFIFLVGFINLFIGSASAKWAILSPIFIPMFMLLDYDPSLTQIAYRIGDSSTNMISPLFPYLPLILAVCKKYDKNFGIGTLVANMIPYAITTLLASISLLVTFIMFELSLGI is encoded by the coding sequence ATGAGTAAATTTGAAGATGAGTCTCTTATTTTAAAAAAAAATAATTCTTCAGGAATAGCTAATAAAATTTTAGACTTATTTGAAAAAGTAGGAAATAAACTTCCTGATTCTGTTACTATTTTTATAATGCTATGTGTTTTAATTTTAATAGTTTCATATTTTTGTAATAGATTTAATGTTACAGCTATTCACCCAATAACAAAAGAAGTTATTACAGTTAATGATTTACTAAGTAAAACAAATTTAAAGCAAATTTTAGTAGAAATGATAAATGTATTTCAAACTTATCCACCACTTGGAGTTGTTTTAGTTGCTATGATTGGAATTGGTGTTGCTGATAAGAGTGGTTTATTAGAAACATTATTAAATACAGTTATGGTTAGAGTTCCAAAAGGAGTAGTTTATTATGCGGTTGTTATTATGGGATTAATTTTTACAGGAATTGGAGATGCAGGTTTTGTTGTACTTCCTCCTTTAGCAGCGTTAATTTTTTTAAAACTTAACAAAAATCCAATTATAGGAATACTTTTAGCATATGCAGGAGCAGCCATAGGATTTTGTTCTGGACTTTTTGTAAGTTTAAATGATATTTTGATAACTTCGTTTACCATACCAGCAGCTCAAACATTGGATCCATCTTTTATGAGAAGTCCAGCAATGACTATATTTTTTAATATGCTAAATGCTTGTTTACAAATGTTTATAATAACATTTGTTACTAAAAAATTTATAGAACCACGATTTCCATTTGATAAAAATTTGACAAAAGCTGATAACAGTAAAATTGGAAATTTAGAAAAAAAAGGACTAAAATATGCAGGATACTCTTTAATAATTTACTTTTTGTTTATCTTTTCTTTAACTGTTGGAAAAACATCTTTTTTAAGAGATGCTTCAGGCTCATTAGTATCTGTTAAGTCCCCGTTTATGGGTGGATTAATTATAATTATGATGCTTGCTTTTATGATTCCAGGAATGGTATTTGGAAAAATAACAAATAAAATAAAAAATGATAAAGATATCGTTAAGATGGTAGGACAAAGCTTAGGAGAAATGGGTGGATATATTTTCATAGTTTTTGTAGCGGCACAATTTCTTAATCTTTTTGGAAAAAGTAATTTAGGGATTGTTTTAGCTATAAAGGGAGCTGAAAGACTTAGTCAAACTTCATTATCAGGAATACCCTTAATGGTAATGTTTATATTTTTAGTAGGATTTATAAATTTATTTATTGGTAGTGCTTCGGCTAAATGGGCAATATTATCTCCTATTTTTATTCCGATGTTTATGTTATTAGATTATGACCCATCTTTAACGCAGATAGCTTATAGAATCGGAGATTCTTCTACAAATATGATATCTCCATTATTTCCATATTTACCTTTAATTTTGGCAGTTTGTAAAAAATACGATAAAAATTTTGGAATAGGAACTCTTGTTGCAAATATGATTCCTTATGCTATTACTACTTTATTGGCTAGCATATCCCTTTTAGTTACATTTATAATGTTCGAATTATCTTTAGGAATATAA
- the hutH gene encoding histidine ammonia-lyase: protein MKNIYTIEKKEILLEDFINVTRKGYKVMISEETYKDVEKARELVERYVADQKVCYGITTGFGKFSDQIISEDETEVLQKNLIMSHSCGVGNPLSIEYVRGIMLLRVVNLCKGHSGVRKITLDTLVEMINKNVTPYIPEKGSLGASGDLAPLSHMVLVMLGLGKAYYKEELLSGKEAMEKANIKVLESLSSKEGLALINGTQVMTSIGAHVTYDALNLMKHLDLAGALSIEALNGIICAFDKKVHKVRPHAGQITTAENIRKILKGSKCITKQGELRTQDPYSLRCIPQIHGASKDAFNFIKTKVEIEMNAVTDNPIIFVEEDEVISGGNFHGQPMALPFDFLGIALSEMANISERRIERLVNPQLNNGLPAFLVENGGVNSGFMIVQYSAASLVSENKVLAHPASVDSIPSSANQEDHVSMGTIAARKAGEILGNARKVIAMEILCACQAIDLKKSKDSLGLMTQEAYKIIRENVKYYDKDRVMYPDIDTVEEIIKNNLIIDSLEKAHQHIKN from the coding sequence ATGAAAAATATTTACACAATTGAGAAAAAAGAAATTTTACTGGAAGATTTTATTAATGTTACTAGAAAAGGTTATAAAGTTATGATTTCAGAAGAAACTTATAAGGATGTTGAAAAAGCTAGGGAACTAGTTGAAAGATATGTTGCAGATCAAAAAGTTTGTTATGGAATTACAACTGGTTTTGGAAAATTTTCAGATCAAATTATTTCCGAGGATGAAACCGAAGTTCTTCAAAAAAATTTGATAATGAGTCATTCTTGTGGAGTTGGAAATCCTTTATCTATTGAATATGTTCGTGGGATAATGTTATTACGTGTTGTAAATCTTTGTAAAGGTCACTCAGGAGTTAGAAAAATAACTTTAGATACTTTAGTTGAAATGATCAATAAAAATGTAACTCCATATATTCCAGAAAAAGGTTCTTTAGGAGCTTCTGGAGATTTAGCTCCTTTATCTCACATGGTTTTAGTTATGCTTGGTTTAGGAAAAGCTTACTATAAAGAAGAATTGCTTTCAGGAAAAGAAGCTATGGAGAAAGCCAATATAAAAGTATTAGAATCACTTTCATCAAAAGAAGGATTAGCCCTTATAAATGGAACACAGGTTATGACATCTATTGGTGCTCATGTAACTTATGATGCTTTAAATTTAATGAAACATCTTGATTTAGCTGGAGCTCTAAGCATAGAAGCATTGAATGGTATAATTTGTGCTTTTGATAAGAAGGTTCATAAAGTAAGACCTCATGCTGGACAAATAACAACAGCAGAAAATATAAGAAAAATTTTAAAAGGAAGTAAATGTATAACAAAACAAGGAGAATTAAGAACTCAAGATCCTTACTCTTTAAGATGTATTCCACAAATCCATGGAGCAAGTAAAGATGCATTTAATTTTATCAAAACAAAAGTAGAGATAGAGATGAATGCAGTTACAGATAATCCAATTATATTTGTAGAAGAGGATGAAGTTATTTCTGGTGGAAATTTCCATGGACAACCGATGGCATTACCATTTGATTTTTTAGGAATAGCTCTTTCTGAAATGGCTAATATATCTGAGAGAAGAATTGAAAGACTTGTTAATCCTCAATTAAATAATGGATTACCTGCATTTTTAGTTGAAAACGGTGGAGTTAATTCTGGTTTTATGATTGTTCAATATAGTGCAGCGTCTTTAGTTTCAGAAAATAAAGTTTTAGCTCATCCTGCATCTGTAGATTCTATTCCATCTTCAGCTAATCAAGAAGATCATGTGTCTATGGGAACAATAGCAGCTAGAAAAGCTGGAGAAATTTTAGGAAATGCTAGAAAAGTTATAGCTATGGAAATTTTATGTGCTTGTCAGGCAATTGATCTAAAAAAATCTAAAGACTCTCTTGGTTTAATGACTCAAGAAGCTTACAAAATCATCAGAGAAAATGTAAAGTATTATGATAAAGATAGAGTTATGTATCCTGATATAGATACTGTTGAGGAAATAATAAAAAATAATTTGATAATTGATTCGTTAGAAAAAGCACATCAACATATAAAAAATTAG
- a CDS encoding urocanate hydratase → MLNQEIFNAMTIKLTANDIPMEIPKIDPKVRRAPKRVVHLEKDEIALALKNALRYIPEEFHEMLAPEFLEELKTHGRIYGYRFRPTGNIHGKPIFEYEGKCTDAKAIQVMIDNNLDFDIALYPYELVTYGETGQVCQNWMQYRLIKKYLENITMDQTLVVASGHPTGLFKSHPSAPRVIITNGLMIGAFDDYDNWARGAALGVANYGQMTAGGWMYIGPQGIVHGTYSTILNAGRLFCGVPADGDLAGKLFVTSGLGGMSGAQGKATVIAKGVSIIAEVDLSRIQTRLEQGWINKFVTTPKEAFDLAKEKMDSKTPYAIAYLGNIVDLLEYADTNNVHIDLLSDQTSCHAVYDGGYCPVGITFEERTRLLAEDRETFRKLVDETLRRHYNVIKNLTNKGVYFFDYGNSFLKSIYDIGIKEISKNGRDDKGGFIFPSYVEDILGPELFDYGYGPFRWVCLSGKKEDLLKTDAAALELVDPNRRYQDRDNYMWIKDADENGLVVGTQARIFYQDAMSRTQIALKFNDMVRKGEIGPVMLGRDHHDVSGTDSPFRETSNIKDGSNIMADMATQCFAGNAARGMTMIALHNGGGVGIGKSINGGFGMVLDGSKRVDDILAQAMPWDVMGGVARRAWARNPHSIETVMEFNKNNEGTDHITLPYIVDENLIEKLVK, encoded by the coding sequence ATGTTAAATCAAGAGATTTTTAATGCTATGACAATTAAATTAACTGCTAATGATATTCCTATGGAAATACCTAAAATTGATCCAAAAGTTAGAAGAGCTCCAAAAAGGGTAGTACATTTAGAAAAAGATGAAATAGCTTTAGCACTTAAAAATGCCTTAAGATATATTCCTGAAGAATTCCATGAAATGTTAGCTCCAGAATTTTTAGAAGAGTTAAAAACTCACGGTAGAATATACGGATATAGATTTAGACCTACAGGAAATATTCACGGAAAACCAATTTTTGAATATGAAGGAAAATGTACTGATGCAAAGGCAATTCAAGTTATGATAGATAATAATTTAGATTTTGACATAGCTCTTTACCCATATGAACTTGTAACTTATGGTGAAACAGGACAAGTTTGTCAAAACTGGATGCAATATAGATTAATTAAAAAATATCTTGAAAATATAACAATGGATCAAACTTTAGTTGTAGCTTCTGGACATCCAACAGGACTATTTAAATCTCATCCTTCAGCACCAAGAGTTATAATAACTAATGGACTTATGATTGGAGCTTTTGATGATTATGATAACTGGGCAAGAGGTGCAGCTCTTGGAGTAGCTAACTATGGTCAGATGACTGCAGGAGGATGGATGTACATTGGACCGCAAGGAATAGTTCATGGTACATATTCTACAATTTTAAACGCAGGAAGACTTTTCTGTGGCGTTCCTGCTGATGGAGATTTAGCGGGTAAATTATTTGTAACATCAGGACTTGGAGGAATGAGTGGTGCTCAAGGAAAGGCTACTGTTATAGCTAAAGGAGTTTCTATAATTGCAGAAGTTGATTTATCTAGAATTCAAACTAGATTAGAACAAGGTTGGATAAATAAATTTGTTACAACTCCTAAAGAAGCTTTTGATTTAGCTAAAGAAAAAATGGATTCAAAAACTCCATATGCTATTGCTTATTTAGGAAATATAGTAGACTTATTAGAATATGCAGATACAAATAATGTTCATATAGATTTATTATCTGATCAAACATCTTGTCATGCTGTTTATGACGGTGGATATTGTCCTGTTGGAATAACATTTGAAGAGAGAACAAGATTATTAGCAGAGGATAGAGAAACTTTTAGAAAATTGGTAGATGAAACTTTAAGAAGACATTACAATGTAATTAAAAATTTAACTAATAAAGGAGTTTATTTCTTTGATTATGGAAATAGTTTCTTAAAATCTATCTATGATATTGGAATTAAAGAGATATCAAAAAATGGAAGAGATGATAAAGGCGGTTTTATATTTCCATCATATGTTGAGGATATTTTAGGGCCAGAATTATTTGATTATGGTTATGGTCCATTTAGATGGGTTTGTTTGTCAGGAAAAAAAGAGGATCTTTTAAAAACTGATGCAGCAGCTCTTGAATTAGTTGATCCAAATAGAAGATACCAAGATAGAGATAATTATATGTGGATTAAAGATGCAGATGAAAATGGACTTGTTGTAGGAACACAAGCTAGAATATTTTATCAAGATGCTATGAGCAGAACTCAAATAGCTTTAAAATTTAATGATATGGTTAGAAAAGGTGAAATAGGACCAGTTATGTTAGGACGTGACCATCATGATGTTTCAGGAACAGATTCACCATTTAGAGAAACATCAAATATAAAAGATGGAAGTAATATAATGGCTGATATGGCAACGCAATGTTTTGCAGGAAATGCTGCTAGAGGAATGACTATGATAGCTCTACATAATGGTGGAGGAGTAGGAATTGGGAAATCTATAAATGGTGGATTTGGAATGGTTTTAGATGGAAGTAAAAGAGTAGATGATATTTTAGCTCAAGCAATGCCATGGGATGTTATGGGAGGAGTAGCAAGAAGAGCATGGGCAAGAAATCCGCACTCAATTGAAACTGTTATGGAATTTAATAAAAATAATGAAGGAACAGATCATATAACTTTACCATATATTGTAGATGAAAATTTAATAGAAAAATTAGTAAAATAA
- the hutI gene encoding imidazolonepropionase → MVSDLLIYNIGTLITSKEIELSNKNLMENIEILTDAYVAIKNGTILLLGEGPYDKNIIDNKTILIDAEKSVVTPGLIDSHTHLVHGGSRENEMFLKAKGATYMDILNAGGGILSTVKATKEATKEELVEKAKISLKKMLAFGVTTIESKSGYGLDLETEIKQLEVNKILANEQPIDIVSTFMGAHAIPKEYKGKEEDFIKKVIKMLPIIKDKNLAEFCDIFCEHGIFSIEQSRKILKEAKKFGFKLKIHADEIESIGGAELAGELETTSSEHLMAISDEGIIALKNNGVIANILPGTSFYLKKEYAPVRKMIDYGVQIALSTDYNPGSCPTENLQLIMQIAALYLNMSPIEVIKAVTINGAKSLNKEKQIGSIEIGKKADLVIFNSKSLEYILYHFGINHTKMVIKNGDIVYNN, encoded by the coding sequence ATGGTAAGTGATTTGCTAATTTATAATATAGGAACTTTAATAACTTCTAAAGAGATAGAATTATCTAATAAAAACCTTATGGAAAATATTGAAATATTAACAGATGCATATGTGGCTATAAAAAACGGAACTATTCTTCTTTTAGGTGAAGGGCCCTATGATAAAAATATTATAGATAATAAAACAATTTTAATCGATGCAGAAAAATCTGTAGTCACTCCAGGTTTAATAGATTCGCATACCCATTTGGTTCATGGTGGTTCTAGAGAAAATGAAATGTTTTTAAAAGCTAAAGGTGCAACTTACATGGATATTTTAAATGCTGGTGGTGGAATCTTAAGCACTGTAAAGGCTACAAAAGAAGCTACAAAAGAGGAATTAGTTGAAAAAGCTAAAATTAGTTTAAAAAAAATGTTAGCCTTTGGTGTTACTACAATTGAAAGTAAAAGTGGGTACGGTTTAGATTTAGAAACAGAGATTAAACAGTTGGAAGTTAACAAAATTTTGGCTAATGAACAACCTATTGATATTGTTTCAACCTTTATGGGAGCTCATGCTATTCCAAAAGAATATAAAGGAAAGGAAGAAGACTTTATCAAAAAAGTTATTAAAATGCTTCCTATAATAAAAGATAAAAATTTAGCGGAATTTTGTGATATATTTTGTGAGCATGGAATTTTTTCTATAGAACAAAGTAGAAAAATTTTAAAAGAAGCAAAAAAATTTGGATTTAAATTAAAAATCCATGCTGATGAAATTGAAAGTATTGGAGGAGCTGAATTAGCAGGAGAGTTAGAAACTACATCTTCTGAGCATTTAATGGCTATTAGTGATGAAGGAATAATTGCTTTAAAAAATAACGGAGTCATTGCTAATATTCTTCCTGGAACATCTTTTTATTTAAAAAAAGAATATGCTCCTGTAAGAAAAATGATCGATTACGGAGTTCAAATAGCTTTATCAACAGATTATAATCCTGGATCCTGTCCTACTGAAAATTTACAACTAATTATGCAAATAGCTGCTTTATACTTAAATATGTCTCCAATAGAAGTTATAAAAGCAGTTACCATAAATGGGGCAAAATCATTAAATAAAGAGAAACAAATAGGTTCTATTGAAATTGGAAAAAAAGCTGATTTAGTTATTTTTAACTCTAAATCTCTGGAGTACATTCTTTATCATTTTGGTATTAATCATACAAAGATGGTTATAAAAAATGGTGATATTGTATATAATAATTAG
- a CDS encoding glucose PTS transporter subunit EIIB yields the protein MMMYLLNVHIAKSFSAGFIDFLSFGILPSFSGYETNYIMVLVFGTVMAMCYYFGFRFLIRKFDLKTPGREVINDSENQNDNFTDKEIAAMAINYLGGNENITSIDYCITRLRVEVKDTSLVDEAGFKKLGSSGTIKVGKYGVQVIFGAKAQFIAGDIKNLLKN from the coding sequence ATGATGATGTATTTATTAAATGTGCATATAGCAAAGTCATTCTCTGCAGGATTTATTGATTTCTTATCATTTGGAATATTGCCATCATTTTCAGGATATGAAACAAATTATATAATGGTTCTTGTTTTTGGAACTGTTATGGCTATGTGTTATTATTTTGGATTTAGATTTCTAATAAGAAAGTTTGACTTAAAAACACCTGGTAGAGAAGTTATAAACGACTCAGAAAACCAAAATGATAATTTTACAGATAAAGAGATTGCTGCAATGGCTATAAATTATTTAGGTGGAAATGAAAATATTACCTCTATTGATTATTGTATAACAAGATTAAGAGTAGAGGTAAAAGATACCTCATTAGTAGATGAAGCAGGTTTTAAAAAGTTAGGTTCAAGTGGAACTATAAAAGTAGGAAAATATGGAGTTCAAGTTATATTTGGAGCAAAAGCTCAATTTATTGCTGGAGATATAAAAAATCTTTTAAAAAATTAA